A single genomic interval of Nostoc commune NIES-4072 harbors:
- a CDS encoding M48 family metallopeptidase gives MNFFEHQDRARQNTQQLIGLFSLSIAVMIMAIYIATLFLLGMAPRIWWHPGIFLYVAGITIVAIAIGSLYKIAYLREGGSVIAQELGGRLLIRDMADEPGRQLLNIVEEMAIASGISVPEVYLLERETSINAFAAGFTPNDAVIGVTRGTLQHLNRDELQGVIGHEFSHILNGDMRLNLRLVGLLHGILFIYLTGELLWRIRDSFRLGKEDKGLPIWAFGLALMAIGGIGLFCGRLIKAAVSRQREFLADASAVQFTRNPNGLTGVFQKLQKMDSRLIAPGAEAASHMFFGNALNPSFWENMFSTHPPLAERIRRVGGLNVSNLPAMPSRNQARSPSQESLTMGFAGGSGPTPEQIVNQVGSVTPEHFAHAQALLSQLPESLRLGVREQESAMAIAFALALDTENIEIQQRQIAWLREVQPAELVDKTLELSSEISQLDPRIRLPLVDLAVPVLRQNSAKECQRLCKCVHGLVVATGSLSVWHFVLQLILWHRLQPSINPTSATTVEFTSIEEIWPDSLLVLSVIARIGYSQPDASTEDIAYAFRSGVFRLPKAGEQEKPDMPFTCNFTELKKSIDRLRLASPKLKQAIVDACAHTVLLDNKVTQSEADLLRAIAMTLDCPIPPFLNPQRSVSKQKQSSSKRS, from the coding sequence ATGAATTTCTTTGAACATCAGGATCGGGCACGCCAAAATACGCAACAATTAATCGGGTTATTTTCCCTGTCGATCGCAGTCATGATTATGGCGATTTATATTGCCACTTTATTTCTGTTGGGCATGGCTCCCCGTATTTGGTGGCATCCAGGGATATTTCTCTACGTGGCTGGGATTACAATAGTTGCGATCGCAATCGGAAGCTTATATAAAATTGCCTATCTCCGTGAGGGCGGAAGCGTAATTGCCCAAGAGTTAGGGGGAAGACTCCTGATACGAGATATGGCAGATGAACCAGGGCGACAACTATTAAATATTGTCGAGGAAATGGCGATCGCTTCTGGTATTTCCGTCCCCGAAGTTTATCTCCTGGAAAGAGAAACCAGCATTAATGCCTTTGCTGCCGGATTTACCCCCAATGATGCTGTAATTGGAGTTACCCGTGGAACTTTGCAACACCTGAACCGGGATGAGTTACAAGGAGTTATCGGCCACGAATTCAGTCATATTCTCAATGGAGATATGCGGCTGAATTTGCGTTTGGTGGGACTACTCCACGGTATTTTGTTCATTTACTTAACCGGGGAATTGCTCTGGCGCATTCGTGATAGCTTCCGTTTAGGAAAGGAAGACAAGGGTTTACCTATCTGGGCTTTTGGTTTGGCATTGATGGCAATTGGCGGTATCGGATTATTCTGCGGACGCTTAATTAAAGCCGCCGTCTCTCGCCAACGGGAATTTCTCGCCGATGCTTCGGCTGTACAGTTCACTCGTAACCCCAACGGACTTACCGGAGTCTTCCAAAAACTCCAAAAGATGGATTCACGTTTGATTGCGCCCGGAGCAGAAGCCGCTAGCCACATGTTTTTTGGCAACGCCCTTAACCCCTCTTTCTGGGAAAATATGTTTTCTACCCACCCACCCTTAGCAGAACGTATCCGCCGCGTTGGGGGTTTGAACGTCAGCAATTTACCAGCAATGCCATCTCGTAATCAAGCGCGTTCCCCCTCTCAGGAATCCCTAACAATGGGCTTTGCTGGTGGTTCTGGCCCCACACCAGAACAGATTGTAAACCAAGTGGGAAGCGTCACACCAGAGCATTTTGCCCATGCCCAAGCGTTGTTATCGCAGTTACCAGAATCCTTGCGCTTGGGTGTGCGGGAACAGGAAAGTGCAATGGCGATCGCTTTTGCGCTAGCGTTAGATACTGAAAATATCGAGATCCAACAACGTCAAATTGCTTGGTTACGCGAGGTGCAACCTGCTGAGTTGGTAGACAAAACCCTGGAATTGAGCAGCGAAATTAGCCAGTTAGATCCCAGAATTCGCTTGCCACTTGTGGATTTGGCAGTACCCGTATTGCGTCAAAATTCTGCCAAAGAATGCCAAAGGTTGTGCAAATGTGTCCACGGTTTAGTTGTAGCTACCGGAAGTTTATCAGTGTGGCATTTTGTGTTGCAGTTAATCCTGTGGCATCGCCTGCAACCTAGTATAAATCCCACATCTGCGACAACAGTCGAATTTACCTCTATAGAAGAAATTTGGCCAGATAGTTTATTAGTATTGTCCGTCATTGCCCGCATCGGATACTCCCAACCCGATGCCTCCACCGAAGACATCGCCTATGCTTTTCGTTCTGGAGTTTTTCGACTTCCTAAAGCCGGAGAGCAAGAGAAACCAGACATGCCATTTACCTGTAATTTCACTGAACTTAAGAAGAGTATCGATCGCCTCCGCCTTGCCAGTCCCAAACTCAAGCAAGCTATTGTTGATGCCTGCGCCCACACGGTACTTTTGGATAATAAAGTAACACAGTCAGAAGCAGATTTACTAAGAGCGATCGCAATGACGCTAGATTGTCCCATTCCCCCATTTTTAAACCCTCAGCGTAGCGTTTCAAAACAGAAACAATCTTCTTCAAAGCGAAGTTAA
- a CDS encoding ABC transporter permease, with amino-acid sequence MDWWRRLKKNPLARFGAILLLIFYIAVIAADFVAPYDPYASQPNGSLLPPTKIHWVSKSGQFVGPYIYPTTQGDTNLETGDRELIVDLKKPSPLRLFVSGPEYRLLQMSLPLPPKWDEVTIFPGIPLNWHLFGTTTGAKFNILGTDDQSRDQFSRLLHGGRISMFIGIFGIIITYPLGLIIGGISGYFGGVTDSVIMRLAEVLMTFPSIYLLVTLGAVLPPGLSSTQRFLLIVVITSVISWAGLARVIRGQVLSIKEREFVQASRAMGGNPIYIILRHVLPQTASYVVISATLAIPSFIGAEAILSLIGLGIQQPDPSWGNMLSLASNASILVLQPWLIWPPAVLIILTVLAFNLLGDGLRDALDPRSLRR; translated from the coding sequence ATGGATTGGTGGCGACGACTGAAGAAAAATCCTTTGGCACGATTTGGGGCAATTTTGCTGTTAATTTTCTACATAGCAGTAATTGCAGCAGATTTCGTGGCTCCTTATGACCCCTATGCTTCACAGCCTAATGGTTCACTGCTGCCACCAACTAAGATACATTGGGTTTCTAAGTCAGGCCAGTTTGTTGGGCCGTATATTTACCCGACGACTCAGGGAGATACGAATTTAGAAACAGGCGATCGCGAACTCATTGTAGACTTAAAAAAGCCATCACCCCTGCGTCTATTTGTCTCCGGGCCAGAATACCGATTGTTGCAGATGAGTTTGCCACTACCCCCAAAGTGGGATGAAGTCACAATCTTTCCTGGTATTCCCTTAAATTGGCATTTATTTGGTACAACAACTGGGGCAAAATTCAACATCTTGGGCACTGATGACCAAAGCCGCGACCAATTCAGTCGCCTGCTGCATGGTGGTCGCATCAGTATGTTTATCGGGATTTTTGGCATTATCATTACTTACCCCCTCGGTTTAATCATCGGGGGAATTTCTGGCTATTTCGGCGGTGTGACTGATAGCGTCATTATGCGCTTGGCAGAAGTGTTAATGACTTTCCCTAGTATTTATCTTTTGGTGACTTTAGGGGCAGTTTTACCACCTGGTTTAAGTAGTACCCAGCGCTTTTTGTTGATTGTAGTGATTACTTCGGTTATTAGCTGGGCTGGTTTAGCACGGGTTATTCGAGGACAGGTACTATCAATCAAAGAGCGAGAATTTGTCCAAGCCTCGCGTGCAATGGGTGGAAACCCGATTTATATTATCCTCCGCCACGTTTTGCCGCAAACAGCTAGTTATGTAGTTATCTCTGCTACTCTTGCAATTCCTAGCTTTATTGGTGCAGAAGCAATACTGAGTCTCATCGGTTTAGGAATACAACAACCAGACCCTTCTTGGGGAAATATGCTTTCTCTAGCTAGCAATGCTTCAATTTTGGTGCTGCAACCTTGGTTAATCTGGCCGCCGGCTGTGCTGATTATCCTCACAGTGTTAGCATTCAACTTACTCGGTGATGGGCTAAGAGATGCACTTGATCCTCGTAGTTTGAGAAGATAA
- a CDS encoding cytochrome P450, with translation MHLINNLYQFFVKAYQQLDSIYKVYVPGRVLTVLGGPEANIFVSRKGINCFSTRIIYTDIAKELGVSLIAELDGEEHRRYRKIIEQFLSTNKVEQYIKTMALVILNLSNNWQLGQRWQVQVDDLIQKLTFVQLGLSFLRGQKCYGRTTLDYTILIKGLLYFKCVCPS, from the coding sequence ATTCATTTAATAAACAATCTTTATCAGTTTTTTGTGAAAGCTTATCAGCAGCTAGATTCAATTTACAAAGTTTATGTTCCGGGAAGAGTATTAACAGTGTTAGGAGGGCCAGAAGCAAATATATTTGTTTCTCGAAAGGGGATAAATTGCTTTAGTACTCGTATAATTTACACTGATATTGCAAAGGAATTAGGCGTAAGTCTAATAGCCGAATTGGATGGTGAGGAGCATCGCCGATATCGCAAGATAATTGAGCAGTTTTTATCTACTAATAAAGTAGAGCAATATATAAAAACAATGGCTCTGGTTATCTTAAACCTATCAAATAATTGGCAATTGGGTCAACGTTGGCAAGTACAAGTAGATGATTTAATACAAAAACTTACTTTTGTACAATTGGGATTAAGTTTTCTAAGAGGTCAAAAATGTTATGGAAGAACTACCTTGGATTATACAATACTAATTAAAGGATTATTATACTTTAAATGCGTTTGCCCTAGTTAA
- a CDS encoding HEAT repeat domain-containing protein, with protein MLTIPRHTSRSLFFLFCFTLLLTLFLSLPWVSAKETPKPKPQDWQINGIVAALDDGHDGVKKLAFNKLNEYELKNLKAVFQKPENIARKAADILKDKSVDKYVRYSAAYALGNLGDAAKPYVQNIVDILKDKSVDSFVRSSAAYALGNLGDAAKPYVQDIVDILKDKSVDSDARSRAAYALGNLGDAAKPHVQDILDFLKDKSVGSYARSRAAYALGNLGDGDAAKPYVQDIADILKDKSVDSNVRYYAAVALENLGDAAKPYVKDILDFLKDKSVDSVIRSSAAEALGNLGDATKPYVKDILDFLKDKSVDSAVRSNAAVALGNLGEVAKLYVKDIANIFKDKSVDSIVRSGAAEALGNLREVAKFYVKEIANIFKDKSVDIYVRSRAAEALGNLGDAAKPYVKDILDFLKDQSVDKDVRSRAAYALGNLGDAAKPYVKDILDYLKDQSVNSNVRSRAASALGKIEQLNLNNIVVILDSVYYAGQSEFEQWRFFTYFLSGGDEKVKTLLKWLGRPKTTPDNPKHDEGVKTLEVFRDAWEPSKEFPQVREDLARQIAEVAANKQITWKFEDIKLLNELFSKLQAAKSTQANALQTVINNVEYWRWFFNAKITLISHAAFWLALIFVYPKFPQIQAIFFWNPWVRRILGVGYVGFLLTWVPFFRRKLFEPFKPSLLADAGLDNFHDQSYFPQSQVKVPGSGDILPVTAALPSIKGQIILEGDSGLGKSMFLRHLLTNSQRIVVYLPAQKCHKGVIEAIQDKLHGQAQDADFLKNLIYSGAIDICIDGLNEVTADTRAKICQFVESYFRGNIIMTTQPLEWTPPSTAKTYYLQPLEQQQIQEFLISRQLRLPKDAKIQGADYEKACINYLKEVLKDQQAQEELDAVRRILSNPMDLTVVALMLSQGKQPNLFRLQEQQYKLMAAEYQQEWKQEFPLKRFSAAVYQMRLDDKQALPGDEFHQVVMSLEDEKYKMVVSRQWQDEKGGAKKEWYFRHDKIMDFFLVQNFLGETDTAESLLVDRMGDPRFRGVYFLLATLLPLDAAKELREDLIQYAADTKDNTVSNTFVQLLRTR; from the coding sequence ATGCTCACCATACCCCGCCACACCAGCAGATCGCTCTTTTTCCTTTTCTGTTTCACTCTACTCCTAACTCTCTTCCTCTCCCTACCTTGGGTAAGTGCTAAAGAGACTCCTAAACCCAAACCCCAAGATTGGCAGATTAACGGTATAGTAGCCGCCCTTGATGATGGACATGATGGGGTTAAGAAACTGGCTTTTAATAAATTAAATGAATATGAGCTAAAAAATTTAAAAGCGGTATTTCAGAAACCAGAAAACATTGCACGCAAAGCTGCCGACATCCTCAAGGATAAATCCGTTGACAAATATGTTCGTTACAGTGCAGCATATGCATTGGGAAATCTGGGCGATGCTGCCAAACCCTACGTCCAAAACATCGTTGACATCCTCAAGGATAAATCCGTTGACAGTTTTGTTCGTTCCAGTGCAGCATATGCATTGGGAAATCTGGGCGATGCTGCCAAACCCTACGTCCAAGACATCGTTGACATCCTCAAGGATAAATCCGTTGACAGTGATGCTCGTTCCCGTGCAGCATATGCCTTGGGAAATCTCGGCGATGCTGCCAAACCCCACGTCCAAGACATCCTCGACTTCCTCAAAGATAAATCCGTTGGCAGTTATGCTCGTTCCCGTGCAGCATATGCCTTGGGAAATCTGGGCGATGGCGATGCTGCTAAACCCTACGTCCAAGACATTGCTGACATCCTCAAAGATAAATCCGTTGACAGTAATGTTCGTTACTATGCAGCAGTGGCATTGGAAAATCTGGGCGATGCTGCCAAACCCTACGTCAAAGATATCCTCGACTTCCTCAAAGATAAATCCGTTGATTCTGTTATTCGTTCCAGTGCAGCAGAGGCATTGGGAAATCTCGGCGATGCTACCAAACCCTACGTCAAAGATATCCTCGACTTCCTCAAGGATAAATCCGTTGACTCTGCTGTTCGTTCCAATGCAGCAGTGGCATTGGGAAATCTGGGCGAAGTTGCCAAACTCTACGTCAAAGACATCGCCAACATCTTCAAGGATAAATCTGTTGACAGTATTGTTCGTTCCGGTGCAGCAGAGGCATTAGGAAATCTGCGCGAAGTTGCCAAATTCTACGTCAAAGAGATCGCCAACATCTTTAAAGATAAATCCGTTGACATTTATGTTCGTTCCCGTGCAGCAGAGGCATTGGGAAATCTGGGCGATGCTGCTAAACCCTACGTCAAAGATATCCTCGACTTCCTCAAGGATCAATCCGTTGACAAAGATGTTCGTTCCCGTGCAGCATATGCATTGGGAAATCTCGGCGATGCTGCCAAACCCTACGTCAAAGATATCCTCGACTACCTCAAGGATCAATCCGTTAACAGTAATGTTCGTTCCCGTGCAGCATCGGCATTGGGGAAGATAGAACAACTCAACCTAAATAATATTGTTGTAATTCTAGATAGCGTTTATTACGCAGGTCAATCAGAATTTGAACAGTGGCGGTTTTTCACCTATTTCCTGAGTGGCGGCGATGAAAAAGTAAAAACCCTGCTGAAATGGCTAGGCAGACCGAAAACAACTCCTGATAACCCAAAACACGATGAAGGTGTCAAAACACTAGAAGTCTTCCGCGATGCTTGGGAACCTAGCAAAGAATTTCCACAAGTACGAGAAGATTTAGCAAGACAAATTGCTGAAGTTGCTGCCAACAAACAAATTACTTGGAAATTCGAGGATATTAAATTACTCAACGAACTTTTTAGCAAACTCCAAGCAGCTAAATCCACTCAGGCAAATGCGCTACAGACGGTCATTAATAATGTGGAATATTGGCGGTGGTTTTTCAACGCCAAAATCACTCTCATCTCTCACGCCGCCTTTTGGCTTGCCCTCATTTTCGTCTACCCCAAATTCCCCCAAATTCAAGCCATCTTCTTCTGGAACCCTTGGGTACGCCGCATCTTAGGCGTGGGCTACGTCGGCTTTCTCCTCACCTGGGTTCCCTTCTTCCGCCGCAAACTTTTTGAACCCTTCAAACCCTCCCTTCTCGCCGATGCTGGGTTAGATAACTTTCATGACCAATCATATTTCCCCCAGTCTCAAGTTAAAGTTCCCGGTTCAGGCGACATCCTCCCTGTTACCGCCGCCCTCCCCAGCATCAAAGGACAAATCATCTTAGAAGGTGACTCCGGCTTAGGCAAATCGATGTTTCTCCGCCATTTGCTGACAAACTCCCAGCGCATTGTCGTTTACCTCCCCGCCCAAAAATGTCATAAAGGCGTAATCGAAGCTATTCAAGACAAACTCCACGGCCAAGCCCAAGATGCTGACTTCCTCAAAAACCTGATTTACAGTGGCGCGATAGATATCTGCATCGACGGACTCAACGAAGTCACCGCCGACACACGGGCAAAAATCTGCCAGTTTGTCGAAAGCTATTTCCGGGGCAACATTATCATGACTACCCAGCCCCTAGAGTGGACACCCCCCTCAACAGCCAAAACCTACTACTTGCAGCCCCTTGAACAACAACAAATTCAAGAGTTTTTGATCTCCCGTCAACTGCGACTCCCTAAAGATGCCAAAATTCAAGGTGCTGATTACGAAAAAGCCTGTATTAATTATTTAAAAGAAGTCCTCAAAGATCAGCAAGCCCAAGAAGAGTTAGATGCTGTCCGCCGAATTCTCTCCAATCCAATGGATCTAACTGTGGTAGCGCTGATGTTATCACAAGGTAAACAGCCAAACTTGTTTCGCCTGCAAGAACAACAATACAAGCTGATGGCGGCAGAATACCAGCAAGAATGGAAACAAGAATTTCCACTCAAAAGATTTTCCGCCGCCGTCTATCAAATGCGACTCGATGACAAACAAGCTCTACCTGGTGATGAATTTCACCAAGTTGTCATGTCTTTAGAAGACGAGAAATACAAAATGGTAGTCAGCCGTCAGTGGCAAGATGAAAAAGGCGGAGCCAAGAAAGAATGGTACTTCCGCCACGATAAAATCATGGATTTCTTTTTGGTGCAAAACTTTCTTGGCGAAACTGATACCGCCGAATCACTATTAGTTGATAGAATGGGCGATCCGCGTTTTCGTGGTGTTTATTTCTTGCTAGCAACGTTGCTTCCTTTAGATGCAGCCAAAGAACTGCGGGAAGATTTGATTCAATATGCGGCGGATACTAAAGACAATACGGTGAGTAATACTTTTGTGCAGTTGTTACGAACTAGATAA
- a CDS encoding HNH endonuclease, with protein MPSEFVRKASPEEKRVPAALRRTVASRAKNLCEYCRCPEEFSPDSFTVEHIKPRQAGGETISENLAWSCFGCNARKHTKISHPDPETKQEIALFHPRQQLWSENFTWNDDFTKIIGKNPCGRATVEALQLNRVGVVNLRRLLTSAGLHPPQ; from the coding sequence ATGCCATCTGAGTTCGTTCGCAAAGCGTCTCCAGAGGAGAAACGAGTACCTGCTGCACTGAGACGAACGGTAGCTAGCAGAGCTAAAAATCTTTGTGAATATTGCCGATGCCCAGAAGAATTTTCTCCTGACAGCTTCACTGTAGAACACATCAAACCCCGTCAGGCAGGTGGAGAAACGATCTCAGAAAATTTAGCTTGGTCGTGTTTTGGCTGCAATGCTCGAAAGCATACCAAAATCAGCCATCCCGATCCAGAAACCAAACAAGAGATTGCGCTGTTTCATCCTCGTCAGCAGCTTTGGTCAGAGAATTTTACCTGGAACGATGATTTTACCAAGATTATCGGGAAAAATCCCTGTGGTCGAGCCACGGTGGAAGCTCTGCAATTAAATCGGGTTGGAGTTGTTAACTTGCGTCGTCTTCTGACTTCAGCCGGACTGCATCCACCGCAGTAA
- a CDS encoding LemA family protein — MGLLIFSVALVAIVAVIIINSYNDLVKYRNRYKNAYSQIDVQLQRRYDLIPNLVETAKGYMKHERETLEAVIAARNSAINASSRAAKNPGDPQAMQQLGNAEGALTGALSRLMVLSESYPELKADRAMTQVMEELSSTENRIAFARQAFNDAVTLYNTKSESFPSNLVANTFNFTVAELLPEATPEMRNAPRVSF, encoded by the coding sequence ATGGGGCTTTTAATATTTTCTGTTGCTTTAGTCGCCATTGTTGCTGTAATTATCATTAATAGCTACAACGATTTAGTCAAGTATCGCAATCGTTACAAAAATGCTTATTCTCAAATCGATGTTCAATTACAGCGTCGCTATGATTTAATTCCCAACTTGGTGGAAACTGCTAAAGGGTATATGAAACATGAACGGGAAACTCTAGAGGCAGTTATTGCAGCTCGAAATTCTGCAATTAATGCTAGCAGTCGTGCAGCGAAAAATCCCGGCGATCCACAAGCGATGCAACAGTTGGGCAATGCTGAAGGGGCGCTAACGGGTGCTTTAAGTCGGTTGATGGTACTTTCAGAATCTTATCCCGAATTGAAAGCCGATCGCGCCATGACTCAGGTTATGGAAGAATTATCTTCCACTGAAAACCGGATTGCTTTTGCACGTCAGGCTTTTAATGACGCGGTGACACTTTACAACACTAAGAGTGAGTCTTTCCCCAGCAACCTTGTGGCTAATACTTTTAACTTTACCGTTGCAGAATTGCTCCCCGAAGCTACTCCAGAAATGAGAAATGCTCCACGCGTGTCTTTTTAG
- a CDS encoding Npun_R2479 family HD domain-containing metalloprotein, with amino-acid sequence MFNATEILIDAFVNEIREGYRRTYGCFKNDYQDIIAWAGNMALENIANSDALYHNVEHTVLVTLVGQEILRGKHIREGGVSSEDWLHCIISLVSHDIGYVKGVCRQDRETANLYSTGKNGKMISVAPGASDASLTPYHVDRAKLFIDERFGGHKLIDAEAIKSNIELTRFPVPAAEDHQDTRCFAGLVRAADLIGQLSDPRYLKKITSLFYEFEETGVNKVLGYKTPADLRNNYAKFYWNGVYPYIQEGLHYLSLTQQGKQILANLYSNVFVVEHEKQQEEQQRYLEKLGVGN; translated from the coding sequence ATGTTCAATGCCACTGAAATTTTAATTGATGCCTTTGTAAATGAAATTCGAGAAGGCTACCGTCGCACTTATGGCTGCTTCAAAAATGATTATCAGGATATCATCGCCTGGGCTGGTAACATGGCTTTAGAAAACATTGCCAATAGCGACGCTCTTTATCATAATGTTGAACACACAGTACTTGTAACCCTGGTAGGGCAAGAAATCTTACGTGGTAAACACATTAGAGAAGGTGGTGTTTCTAGTGAAGACTGGCTGCATTGTATCATTTCCTTGGTGTCTCATGATATTGGCTACGTTAAGGGAGTTTGCCGACAAGATCGAGAGACAGCAAACTTATATTCCACAGGTAAAAATGGCAAAATGATTTCTGTAGCTCCTGGCGCTTCTGATGCTAGTCTGACGCCATATCATGTTGATAGAGCCAAGCTTTTTATTGATGAGCGTTTTGGAGGTCACAAGTTAATAGATGCTGAGGCAATTAAGAGCAATATTGAATTAACTCGATTTCCTGTGCCTGCGGCAGAAGATCATCAAGATACAAGGTGTTTTGCCGGATTAGTCCGTGCTGCTGATTTGATTGGTCAACTAAGCGACCCGCGTTACCTGAAGAAAATTACTTCTTTATTTTACGAGTTTGAAGAAACTGGAGTAAATAAAGTTTTAGGCTATAAAACCCCTGCTGATTTACGTAATAACTACGCTAAGTTTTACTGGAATGGCGTCTATCCCTATATCCAAGAGGGGCTACATTATCTATCACTGACACAACAGGGAAAACAAATTCTAGCTAATCTCTACTCAAACGTGTTTGTTGTGGAACATGAAAAACAACAGGAAGAACAGCAGCGCTATTTAGAGAAATTAGGAGTTGGGAATTAA
- a CDS encoding peptidoglycan-binding protein produces the protein MVLVKEITAGSTIAVRGLDLQLFWQLNQLVPNSLVSISDLNINKGEGLFPYCQLPARNALEAALRAYAKPLTINSAYRSVIAQAMLYSQKQRGLIDNLVGYPGKSDHQKGGSLDIEEWAKVKSLMTSHGWRWTYGDKDPMHFDCTSNEIKDIRPNSIKAFQKLWNKANPNKQIAEDGDLGEKTLNCIYNSPAEGFSNVEYPRVLKLTSPLQQGKDVGEMQLALRKANIELQQANQVFDQATEQAVKAFQQSKGLSPDGVVGEETRSLLQLN, from the coding sequence ATGGTATTAGTTAAAGAGATAACAGCAGGTAGTACAATCGCAGTTCGTGGATTAGATTTGCAGTTGTTTTGGCAATTAAATCAATTAGTTCCTAATTCATTAGTCAGTATTTCCGACTTAAATATTAACAAAGGTGAAGGACTTTTCCCTTACTGCCAGCTTCCTGCACGGAATGCCTTAGAAGCAGCATTGAGAGCTTACGCAAAACCTTTGACTATTAATAGTGCCTATCGTTCTGTCATTGCCCAAGCAATGCTTTATAGCCAAAAGCAGAGGGGATTAATTGATAATTTGGTAGGATATCCAGGAAAATCAGACCATCAAAAGGGTGGGTCTTTAGACATAGAAGAGTGGGCAAAAGTGAAATCTCTAATGACCAGTCATGGATGGAGATGGACTTATGGCGACAAAGATCCAATGCACTTTGATTGCACATCTAATGAAATTAAAGATATCCGTCCCAATTCAATCAAAGCTTTCCAAAAACTATGGAACAAGGCAAATCCAAATAAACAGATTGCTGAAGATGGAGATTTAGGGGAAAAAACCTTAAATTGTATTTATAATTCTCCTGCTGAAGGATTCTCAAACGTTGAATATCCTAGAGTTTTAAAGCTGACAAGCCCATTACAACAAGGAAAAGATGTAGGCGAAATGCAATTAGCTCTTAGAAAAGCTAATATTGAATTACAACAAGCCAACCAGGTATTTGACCAAGCTACAGAACAGGCTGTAAAAGCTTTTCAACAGTCAAAAGGGTTGTCCCCCGATGGTGTAGTAGGCGAAGAAACTAGGAGCCTTTTACAGTTAAACTAG
- a CDS encoding mobilization protein → MPTIHLIDGEKGGVGKSLVTRTMIQYFLDKKIPFVPVETDRSNPDVAGVYKGICQYAVFSENERQADKADRIFEMATNKPVVVNLAAQSHRAVFDWIERNQLIELGNSEGVTFCKWFVSTGGYDSLNLFGQSVNSYGEKIPHILVRNLGLCDDWEHVDSDVNIQKLIKKYKIIVIDFPKLAYKERNIIDQNRMTFAEARENKEFGIIGRQRVVNFLKLAYAEFEKVGIWNEEVK, encoded by the coding sequence ATGCCGACGATTCATTTGATAGATGGTGAGAAGGGTGGAGTAGGGAAGTCTTTAGTAACTAGGACAATGATTCAGTACTTTCTGGATAAGAAAATCCCGTTTGTACCAGTAGAAACAGATAGATCAAATCCAGATGTGGCAGGAGTCTATAAAGGAATATGTCAGTATGCAGTGTTTAGCGAGAATGAGCGGCAGGCTGATAAGGCAGATAGAATATTTGAGATGGCGACAAATAAGCCAGTAGTTGTGAATTTGGCAGCACAATCACATAGAGCAGTCTTTGACTGGATAGAAAGAAATCAGTTAATTGAACTAGGGAATTCTGAGGGAGTAACTTTTTGCAAATGGTTTGTCTCTACAGGAGGATATGATAGTCTTAACCTGTTTGGACAGTCAGTGAATAGCTACGGGGAAAAAATACCTCATATTCTGGTACGCAATTTAGGGCTGTGTGATGATTGGGAACATGTAGATTCAGATGTGAATATACAGAAACTAATCAAAAAATATAAAATTATTGTTATAGATTTTCCGAAACTAGCATATAAAGAAAGAAACATAATAGACCAAAACAGAATGACCTTTGCTGAAGCCAGAGAGAATAAAGAATTTGGAATTATAGGAAGACAGAGAGTAGTAAACTTTTTGAAGCTTGCTTATGCAGAATTTGAGAAGGTAGGTATCTGGAATGAAGAAGTTAAATAA